In the genome of Fulvivirga maritima, one region contains:
- a CDS encoding bifunctional UDP-3-O-[3-hydroxymyristoyl] N-acetylglucosamine deacetylase/3-hydroxyacyl-ACP dehydratase, whose translation MNIKQQTIKKSVTLSGVGLHTGVQANMTFLPAKPGHGIKFQRVDLEGSPIVDADVDNVVDLSRGTTIEQSGARVNTVEHTLAALVGLEIDNVLIQLDGPEPPIMDGSSKQFVDILNEAGTEEQNALRDFYEVQDSLFYRDASRDVEIAALPLDDYRVTVMIDYNSPVLGSQHASLTNINQFEKEIASCRTFCFLHELEMLHKHNLIKGGDLNNAIVVVDRVVKDEELESIASLFNKPKVEVKKEGILNNVELRYKNEPARHKLLDIMGDLALAGRPIKAQILAARPGHAANVAFAKKLKKAMQSSSKNNVPKYNPNLPPVLDINQITNILPHRFPFLLIDKIIHLDDESVSGVKNITTNENYFLGHFPGNPVMPGVLQVEAMAQIGGILVLNTVPDPENYWTYFLGIENFRFRKMVLPGDTLVIKCDLLAPIKRGIAKMSGRAYVGNTLVCEGTMTASIVRKDS comes from the coding sequence ATGAATATCAAGCAGCAAACAATTAAGAAATCAGTAACATTATCTGGCGTTGGCTTACATACCGGTGTACAGGCCAACATGACTTTCCTCCCCGCCAAGCCAGGTCATGGAATAAAGTTTCAAAGAGTAGACCTTGAGGGTTCTCCTATAGTAGATGCCGATGTAGATAATGTAGTAGATTTATCTCGCGGAACTACCATAGAGCAAAGTGGTGCCAGAGTAAATACTGTGGAGCACACACTAGCCGCACTTGTAGGTCTGGAAATAGATAATGTTCTCATTCAGTTAGATGGCCCTGAGCCTCCTATTATGGATGGTAGCTCTAAGCAATTTGTAGATATACTTAACGAAGCCGGAACGGAAGAGCAAAATGCTTTAAGAGATTTTTACGAAGTTCAGGACAGCCTATTCTACAGAGATGCTTCAAGAGATGTGGAAATAGCAGCATTACCGCTAGATGACTACAGAGTAACTGTAATGATCGATTACAACTCTCCTGTATTAGGTAGCCAACATGCTTCTTTAACCAACATCAACCAGTTTGAAAAGGAGATTGCTTCATGCCGAACATTCTGCTTCCTTCATGAGCTGGAAATGCTTCATAAGCATAATCTGATTAAAGGTGGAGATTTAAATAATGCCATAGTAGTAGTAGACCGAGTGGTAAAAGACGAAGAACTGGAAAGTATTGCCAGCCTATTCAACAAGCCCAAGGTAGAGGTAAAAAAAGAAGGCATTTTAAATAATGTAGAGCTTAGATACAAAAACGAACCTGCAAGACACAAGCTACTCGACATTATGGGTGACTTAGCACTAGCAGGAAGACCCATCAAGGCTCAGATACTTGCTGCCAGACCAGGACATGCCGCTAACGTAGCCTTTGCTAAAAAGCTTAAAAAAGCAATGCAAAGCTCTAGCAAAAACAATGTTCCTAAATATAATCCGAACTTACCTCCGGTATTAGATATTAATCAAATCACTAACATCTTACCTCATAGGTTCCCATTTTTATTAATCGATAAGATTATTCATTTGGATGATGAGAGTGTATCTGGAGTAAAAAATATTACCACTAACGAGAATTACTTCTTAGGTCATTTCCCGGGAAACCCTGTTATGCCTGGAGTACTTCAGGTAGAAGCTATGGCTCAGATAGGTGGTATTTTGGTACTTAACACTGTTCCTGATCCAGAAAACTACTGGACTTACTTTTTGGGAATAGAAAATTTCCGATTCAGAAAGATGGTGTTACCAGGGGATACGCTGGTAATTAAATGTGACCTGCTTGCTCCTATTAAAAGAGGAATCGCCAAAATGTCTGGAAGGGCATATGTAGGCAACACCCTTGTGTGCGAAGGAACAATGACTGCCAGTATAGTAAGAAAGGACAGTTAA
- a CDS encoding PglZ domain-containing protein: MQRYNILWADDEIDLLKPHILFLENKGYDVTPVNSGADAIEKCEESHYDVVFLDENMPGMTGLETLTQIKSMRPNLPVVMITKSEEELIMEEAIGAKIADYLIKPLNPSQILISVKRILDNKRLITEKTNLTYQQEFRNISMAFGDDLNHAEWAEIYKKLIYWELEIDKTENKSMAEVLFTQKEEANNQFTRFIKEEYESWLNDPESDKPLLSHLLMKKKVFPKLDDGKPLFFLVIDNLRYDQWKVIEPAIHEHFTIEEEDTYYSILPTTTAYSRNAIFSGMLPAEMAQKHKDLWVGEDVEEGKNNYEDQFLERQLRRNNLDIKFSYHKIKQISEGKQLVDNIRNLMNNQLNVIVYNFVDMLSHARTDMAMIRELAPDESAYRSITKSWIEHSPLIEAIRNIAEAGGRLMITTDHGTIRVKRPFKIVGDRNTNTNLRYKQGKNLGYDSGDKIMEAFKPERLHLPKINVSSTYVFATEDQFFAYPNNYNYYVNYYKDTFQHGGVSMEEMIIPIISLNSKYGS; the protein is encoded by the coding sequence ATGCAAAGATATAATATTTTGTGGGCTGATGACGAGATCGATTTATTAAAGCCACACATACTTTTTTTAGAGAACAAAGGGTACGATGTTACACCAGTGAATAGTGGAGCCGATGCTATAGAAAAATGTGAGGAAAGCCACTATGATGTAGTGTTTCTTGATGAAAATATGCCTGGAATGACAGGGCTGGAAACACTGACTCAAATAAAAAGTATGAGGCCAAACTTGCCGGTAGTTATGATTACCAAAAGTGAGGAAGAATTGATCATGGAAGAAGCTATTGGTGCCAAAATCGCTGATTACCTGATTAAACCTTTAAATCCTAGTCAGATTCTTATTTCGGTAAAAAGAATACTGGATAATAAACGTCTGATAACAGAGAAGACTAACCTAACCTACCAGCAGGAGTTTAGAAATATTAGTATGGCTTTTGGAGATGATCTTAACCATGCTGAGTGGGCAGAAATATATAAAAAGCTTATTTATTGGGAGTTAGAGATAGATAAGACCGAAAATAAAAGCATGGCAGAAGTGCTTTTTACTCAAAAGGAAGAAGCTAATAACCAATTTACCCGTTTTATTAAAGAGGAGTATGAGTCATGGCTTAATGATCCTGAATCTGATAAACCTTTGCTTTCGCACTTATTAATGAAGAAGAAAGTGTTCCCTAAGTTAGATGATGGTAAGCCTTTGTTCTTTTTAGTGATAGATAACCTTAGATATGATCAGTGGAAGGTTATAGAACCTGCCATTCATGAGCATTTTACTATTGAAGAAGAGGATACATATTACTCAATATTACCTACGACGACTGCCTATTCCAGAAATGCTATTTTCTCAGGAATGCTGCCTGCAGAAATGGCTCAGAAGCACAAGGATCTTTGGGTAGGAGAAGATGTGGAAGAAGGAAAGAATAACTACGAAGACCAGTTTTTAGAAAGACAGCTGAGAAGAAACAATCTGGATATTAAGTTTAGCTATCATAAAATAAAACAGATCAGTGAAGGAAAGCAGCTGGTAGATAATATCAGAAACCTGATGAATAATCAGCTCAATGTGATTGTTTATAATTTTGTAGACATGCTCTCTCATGCCCGTACTGATATGGCTATGATCAGGGAGCTTGCCCCTGATGAGTCTGCTTATCGTTCTATTACTAAATCATGGATAGAGCATTCACCTCTTATAGAAGCCATTAGAAATATTGCTGAAGCCGGCGGAAGGCTGATGATTACTACAGATCATGGTACTATCAGGGTAAAAAGGCCTTTTAAAATTGTGGGTGATCGTAATACAAATACTAACCTTAGATATAAACAAGGTAAAAATTTAGGCTATGATAGTGGAGATAAAATAATGGAAGCATTTAAGCCTGAACGCTTGCACTTACCTAAAATTAATGTCTCTTCTACCTATGTATTTGCTACAGAAGATCAATTCTTTGCTTATCCTAATAACTATAATTATTATGTGAATTACTACAAGGATACCTTTCAGCACGGAGGAGTATCGATGGAGGAAATGATTATTCCGATTATTTCACTAAATTCGAAGTATGGTTCATAA
- a CDS encoding HD domain-containing protein, which produces MNKKKIFNDPVYGFINIKSELVFDIIEHPVFQRLRRIKQLGLTGLVYPGALHTRFHHAIGAMHLMTRTLESLKSKGIEISDEEYEAALIAILLHDMGHGPFSHALEFSLLPGIQHESISFLFMKYLNEVFDNKLSMAIKIFQNTYHRKFLHQLVSSQLDMDRLDYLKRDSFFTGVSEGAIGLERIISMLTVVDDQIVVEEKGIYSIENFLNARRLMYWQVYLHKASVSAEKMLINMIIRAKDLATSDQEVFATPALKHFLMNEYTLEDFQNNDSLLTTFGQLDDYDIWGAIKVWQNHDDKILSTLSQFLLGRKLFKIKLTNDPLSKEELKSLRNHIAEEYNVLRTDSRYFFAHGEVTNKAYIAGGQTINILTKKGKVIDIAEAADLPNIKAMSKIVKKYYLCCPKNVSL; this is translated from the coding sequence TTGAATAAAAAGAAAATTTTCAACGATCCTGTCTACGGATTTATTAACATAAAAAGTGAGTTGGTGTTCGATATTATAGAACACCCTGTTTTTCAGAGGTTAAGAAGAATAAAGCAATTAGGACTTACAGGCCTGGTTTATCCGGGCGCATTACATACCCGATTTCATCATGCCATAGGCGCCATGCACCTGATGACCAGAACGCTGGAGAGCCTTAAAAGCAAAGGAATAGAAATATCAGATGAAGAATATGAAGCGGCTCTTATCGCTATCTTACTTCATGACATGGGCCACGGACCGTTTTCTCACGCACTGGAGTTTAGCTTACTGCCAGGCATACAGCATGAAAGTATTTCATTTTTGTTTATGAAATATTTAAATGAGGTTTTTGATAATAAGCTATCCATGGCCATCAAAATATTTCAAAACACTTATCACAGAAAATTTCTTCATCAGTTGGTGAGCAGCCAGCTGGACATGGACAGGCTGGATTACCTAAAGAGAGATAGCTTTTTTACTGGTGTTTCTGAAGGAGCCATCGGCCTGGAGCGGATTATAAGCATGCTCACCGTGGTAGATGACCAAATAGTGGTAGAAGAAAAAGGCATCTATAGTATAGAAAACTTCCTTAATGCCAGAAGGCTCATGTACTGGCAGGTGTACCTGCATAAGGCTTCTGTTAGTGCAGAGAAAATGCTCATTAATATGATTATCAGAGCTAAAGATTTAGCCACGAGCGATCAGGAAGTATTTGCTACCCCTGCCCTCAAGCACTTTCTCATGAATGAATATACGCTGGAGGATTTTCAGAATAACGACAGCCTTTTAACCACCTTCGGGCAGCTAGATGATTATGACATTTGGGGAGCTATAAAAGTATGGCAAAACCATGATGACAAAATACTGAGCACCTTGAGTCAGTTCTTACTTGGCAGGAAGCTTTTTAAGATAAAACTTACTAATGATCCTTTAAGTAAAGAAGAGTTAAAATCTTTGAGAAATCATATAGCAGAGGAATATAATGTACTCAGAACAGACAGCAGGTACTTCTTTGCTCATGGTGAAGTAACTAATAAAGCATACATAGCCGGCGGGCAGACTATCAATATTTTAACAAAAAAAGGGAAGGTAATAGACATAGCTGAGGCAGCAGATTTACCTAATATTAAGGCTATGAGTAAAATTGTCAAAAAATACTACCTATGCTGCCCTAAAAATGTATCTTTGTAA
- the lpxD gene encoding UDP-3-O-(3-hydroxymyristoyl)glucosamine N-acyltransferase yields the protein MKFTVDQIASLLEGEVVGDGSVEISMLAKIENAKEGEISFISNPKYEHFLYSTNASAVITKKGFQPKKEIKSTLILVDDPYSCFTVLLEEYHKFISFQKTGVEQPSFIGENSSVGEDIYRGAFSYIGNNVKLGNNVKIYPNAYIGDNVVIGDNSIINAGVKLYANTQVGSNCVIHSGTVIGSDGFGFAPQKDGTYKTIPQMGNVIIGNNVDIGANTVIDCATFYGDATKIGDGVKLDNLIQVAHNVEIGNNTVIAAQTGVSGSTKVGENCVIAGQVGIAGHITLANKTSIGAQAGLGKTIKEEGAQLMGSPAFNYKDYYKTYAIFKNLPDLNVRLKQLEEKVLNLPTFQEK from the coding sequence ATGAAGTTTACGGTCGATCAGATTGCGTCACTTTTAGAGGGCGAAGTGGTAGGAGATGGCAGTGTGGAAATAAGCATGCTGGCCAAAATTGAGAATGCAAAAGAAGGCGAAATATCTTTCATTTCTAATCCTAAATACGAACACTTTCTCTACTCTACAAACGCTAGTGCAGTAATCACAAAGAAAGGTTTTCAACCAAAAAAAGAAATAAAATCTACCTTAATCCTGGTAGATGATCCATACAGCTGCTTTACAGTCTTATTAGAAGAATACCATAAGTTCATCAGTTTCCAAAAAACTGGCGTAGAACAACCTTCTTTCATAGGAGAAAACAGCTCTGTAGGCGAAGATATATACCGAGGTGCGTTTTCCTACATTGGAAATAACGTGAAATTAGGTAACAATGTAAAAATCTATCCTAATGCTTACATTGGTGATAATGTGGTAATTGGAGACAATTCCATCATCAATGCAGGTGTAAAGCTATATGCTAACACTCAGGTAGGATCTAACTGCGTTATACATTCCGGTACTGTAATTGGTAGCGACGGTTTTGGCTTTGCTCCTCAGAAAGATGGCACTTATAAAACTATCCCACAGATGGGCAATGTAATTATAGGTAACAATGTAGACATTGGAGCTAACACAGTAATAGACTGTGCTACTTTCTACGGTGATGCCACCAAAATAGGTGACGGTGTAAAACTAGATAACCTCATTCAGGTAGCTCATAATGTAGAAATAGGTAACAATACCGTTATAGCAGCCCAAACAGGAGTAAGTGGCTCCACCAAGGTAGGCGAAAACTGTGTAATAGCAGGCCAGGTAGGTATAGCAGGACATATTACCTTAGCGAACAAAACCTCAATAGGTGCACAAGCAGGATTGGGTAAAACCATCAAAGAAGAAGGCGCTCAGCTTATGGGAAGCCCTGCTTTCAATTACAAAGACTATTACAAAACTTACGCTATTTTCAAAAATCTACCGGATTTAAATGTCAGATTAAAGCAACTTGAAGAAAAAGTACTAAATTTGCCGACATTTCAAGAAAAGTAA